The genomic interval ACATATTTCTTCATGATTTGACTCCTTTATTTTGTTCTGATAGAGATTTTCGTATCACCGGTTTCGATTTCCACAATACTAAATGGTGGATATCGTCTAATTTCTTTGATAATAGATTTGACTCCGGTTAATACTTCATTGATATCACTTGTTGAAAAACTATCAAACTCTTTTTTACTCAATCGCATAAATAATTTTATAGTACGTAAAATGAAAGATATCGTTCCTTTTGCAAGCCATAATGGGATAGGAATGATATTTAATTTTATATCATCTGTCTTGATGTATATTTTTAAGAATGTACCATGTCGTTTTCGACTTTTGCGAACTGGTTCTATTTCGTTCATACAGACACCTCCAAAACTCTTTACAATTCTATTATATGCAATGATTTTAAAAAAATCAATATAAATATTAAAAAAATTAATAAATTTAATAAAAAATATTAAAAATATTAATTAAATTATAAATTTTATATAAAAATTATGAATAAGGAGATTAAAAATATTAATTTTTGATTAATTTTATGTTAAAATTGTGTTAATTTTGTGTTAAAATATGATGTATAGAAAGTAAAAAGGGGTGATTTTTATGTCAGGAGCTACAGAATTAGAATATGCATTGAGGATGTTACTAGCTTTTATTGCTGGTGGTATTATTGGTTTTGAAAGAGAAAGACATAAAAAGCCTGTTGGTTTTAGAACTTATGTTTTAGTATGTCTTGGGTCTGCTGTTGTGACAATGGTTGGTGTTGAGACGGTTCAAAGAGCAATAGAGATGGCAGAGGGAAAAGCAATTATTAGGACCGATCCAGTACGATTGAGTGCACAAGTTGTATCAGGTATTGGTTTTTTAGGAGCGGGTACGATCCTTCATGAGAAAAAGACAATCAGTGGATTAACTTCAGCGGCGAGTTTGTGGGCAGCGTCTATGATTGGGATAGCGATTGGATATGGTTATTATTTTATTGGAATCATGGCGACATTCCTGGTAGAACTTACCTTAATATTAAGTAGTTTAAGAAATTATTTTAATAAACCATATGATCCTAGGGATAAAGATGATTAAATCTAGAAAGAAATAAAGAGATAAGTGTTCGCTTATCTCTTTCGTAATTTATAGGGCTTTATGCATTGCTTTATGTTCAATGTTTGCATCTAAAAAGATTTCACCATGGTCGGTATAACCGAATTGTTTATAAAAAGGGATTGCGGTTAATTGGGCATTTAAAATCATTTGATGTATTCTTTGCTTTCTAGCATAATCTTCAATTGTATTCATGATTAATTTACCGACACCTTTTTTGCGATAAGACTTTAATACACAAACACGTTCAATCTTACCTAATCCATCTACTATTCTGAATCTAGCAGCACCGACGGGTTTTTCTTCATCATATACGATAAATTGAAGAGCTATAGCATCAAGGTTATCGATTTCTTCATCAATTGGTACTTTTTGCTCAATTACAAAAACTTCACTTCTTACAATGACTTGGTCATAAAAATGTTTTTGATTTTGTGCGATTATACATTTCATACTTTCACCTCTCGTATTAACTATATTTTATATGAATATCGATATAATTTCAATCATATCTATTTAAAAGGTTAAAATATGATATAATATAAATACAAAAATATGGAATATATAGAGAAATTTAAATACTTATTTGAGATTTTTACAAAAATATTCCATTCTGTTGCATTATAGAATTACTTATTTTATACTTATGAAGTGATTATAAAAAGAGGTGATATTATGCTTAAAGTAGAAAACTTAACAAAAACTTACCGATTAAGTAAAAAACAAATGAAATTAGAAAATACTAAAGAATCTAAAAAAATCGCCGCAAATGGTGTTAGTTTTGAAGTGATGCCTGGTGAGATATTTGGTTTATTGGGTCCAAATGGTGCCGGTAAAACAACGACATTACGCTGTGTATCAACCCTCATTAAGCCTGATAGCGGAGATGTTTTCATAGGGGATGAAAAAGTTAGTGTCGTGACTGAAGATGATAGAGCTAGAGGTTATTTATCATTTTTAACGAGTGAATTAAAACTAGAAGATCATTTCACGCCAAATTATTTATTTAATTTCTTTGGTCGTTTACATGGGTTAGATGAGGAAACGATTGAAAGAAATAAAGAAAGATTGTTTTCGAAATTTGGGATTGAAGAATTTGCGGAAATAAAGGTAAGTCAATTATCAACAGGGATGAAACAAAAAACATCGATTGCTGTTTCACTTGTTCATGACCCTGATATTATTATTTTTGATGAGCCAACCAATGGTCTTGATATTTTAACAGCTCGAACAGTAACAGATTATTTACTTGAATTACGTAATGAAGGTAAAACGATTATTGTATCAACGCATATTATGACATTAGCAGCTAAATTATGTGATCGTATTGGAATTATTATAGATGGTAAAATTAGAAAAGTTGGATCTTTAAAAGATATAATAGCTGATACAAATTCAACAGATTTAGAAGATGCATTCTTTAAAATATATAAGAAAGCAAAAGAAGAAGATGGAGGTGCATTATAATGAATAATATATGGACTATTGTTAAAAAAGAATTAAAGAGAGTATTTACAGATAAACGTATTATTTTTTCATTATTCTTATTACCCCCATTATCAATTTATTTAATATATGGATTAATGGGAATGTCAGCAGAGAATGAAACTAAAAAAGAAGAAGAATACACAGCGATTGTTTATGTTGTTAATTCACCAGAAAAGATTGTGAATGAAGAAAAGGAAGCAAAAGCTTTTCTTGAATTTTTAAATGCTGATTTACCTATGAAATCAAATATTAATCCTGTTAGTTCTAATGATTTAGAAGATTTAATCGAACGATTAAAAAATCAAGAAATTGATTTAATAATAGAGTTTCCAGAGAATTTTGTTAATCAAGTAGAGGAAAATACAACAGACACCCTTCCAAAAATCAATATGTACTATAATATCAATCGTACCTATTCACAAAGTACTTATTTAAAATACACGATGACCTTATCTGAATATGAAACAAAGATTGCAGGAACTCGAGTTGATTTGGATTTATTGGATGTATTTGAAGCAGTAGGAGCACCTCAAGGTGATGTTGAAAAAGCAAAAGGTTCAATTTTAGGAATGATTCTACCACTTCTTCTTGTAATCTATTTAATGGCAGGCGCTATGGGAATTGGTATTGAATCTGTTGCTGGTGAAAAAGAACGTGGTACCATAGCGACTTTATTAGTAACTCCAATTAAGAGAAGCCAACTAGCTATTGGTAAAATTATTAGTATTGCGATTATTGCCGTGTTAAGTTCTTTAACCTCTTTCCTAGGATTATTAGCAGTTTTACCACAATTTGCGAAACTAAATGAGGGAAGCGAATCACTTGAGACTGTAAGTTATGCTATTTCTGATTATGGGATGATATTAACGATCATGCTTGCAACAGTATTGTTCTTTGTTGCCCTTATTGTAATCGTATCAACTTACTCAAAATCAATAAAAGAAGCGGGAACATTAGTTATGCCTCTATATTTAGTGGTTATGGGTGCAGCGTTCTTCAATATGTTTAATCAAAATATATCAAAAGATTATACTAATTATCTTATCCCAATATATAATGTAGTGGTTGCTTTAAAAGCTGCTTTCCAATTTGATTTAACAGTAACTAATTGGTTAATAACGATTGGGTCTACAATTGGTTATACAGTAGTATTGATATTCTTAATTCAAAAAATGTTTAGAAATGAAAAAATAATGTTTAATAAATAATTTGTTTTCAAAATTATTTTAATAAATAATTTGTTTTCAAAATTATTTTAATAAATAATTTGTTTTCAAAATTATTTTAATAAATAATTGTATTTTATTAATAATATTAATAGTTTCTAAATTGTAATAAATTAAAAGAGATGGTGAAATAATAATGTTGTTAGATAAAATTAATCTCGATCTTAAAGAAGCCATGAAAAATAAAAATAAGACGAAACTAGAGACAATACGATTAATTAAAACAACACTGATGAATGAGAAAATAAAATTAATGGTTGATAAGTTATCAGAAGAACAAGAAATTGCTGTTGTTGCTAGAGAAGTCAAGCAAAGAAAAGATTCAATTATTGAGTATGAAAAGGCTGAACGGGCTGATTTAGTAGAAAAAGAAAAGGTACAATTAGATATTTTACAAACCTATCTTCCAAAACAATTAGAAGAAAAAGAAATTATAGATTTAATTGAAAAAATAGTTGTTGATAGTAATTTCACAAGTATAAAAGATATGGGAAAAGTGATGAGTACCTTATCGCCTCTAGTAAAAGGAAGAGCTGATATGGCTAAGGTGAGTCAATTAGTTAAAAATTATCTAAATAAATAAAAATGACTACGCTTTCATTTTACTATCTACTTGAAAAAACAAATCAATAGTAGTAAAATAAAATAGGAATTAGAAATATGTGAAGTAATTCACAGATTCAATAATTTAAGGAGGAATTCTAATGGCAGTTAAAGTAGCAATTAATGGATTTGGACGTATCGGACGTTTAGCTTTCCGTTTAATGTTTAATGACCCAGAATTTGAAATCGTTGCAATTAACGATTTAACAGATGCTTCTACATTAGCACACTTATTAAAATATGATTCAGCTCAAGGTAGATTTGAATTACCAGTGGAAGCAAAAGAATCATCAATTGTAGTTGATGGAAAAGAAGTAACTATTTATGCTGAAAGAGACCCTAAGCAATTACCTTGGGGAGAATTAGGTGTAGATGTTGTTATTGAATGTACAGGAATGTTCACTGATAAAGCAAAAGCAGAAGCGCACATTGTTGCAGGAGCAAAACATGTAATTATTTCAGCTCCAGCAAAAGGTGATTTAAAAACAGTTGTATACAATGTTAACCATGAAATCTTAGATGGTTCTGAAACAGTTATTTCAGGTGCATCATGTACAACAAACTGTTTAGCACCAATGGCTCAAGTATTAAATGATAAATTTGGTATTGTTGAAGGATTCATGACAACAATCCATGCTTATACAAA from Mycoplasmatota bacterium carries:
- a CDS encoding MgtC/SapB family protein — translated: MSGATELEYALRMLLAFIAGGIIGFERERHKKPVGFRTYVLVCLGSAVVTMVGVETVQRAIEMAEGKAIIRTDPVRLSAQVVSGIGFLGAGTILHEKKTISGLTSAASLWAASMIGIAIGYGYYFIGIMATFLVELTLILSSLRNYFNKPYDPRDKDD
- a CDS encoding GNAT family N-acetyltransferase, whose product is MKCIIAQNQKHFYDQVIVRSEVFVIEQKVPIDEEIDNLDAIALQFIVYDEEKPVGAARFRIVDGLGKIERVCVLKSYRKKGVGKLIMNTIEDYARKQRIHQMILNAQLTAIPFYKQFGYTDHGEIFLDANIEHKAMHKAL
- a CDS encoding ATP-binding cassette domain-containing protein gives rise to the protein MLKVENLTKTYRLSKKQMKLENTKESKKIAANGVSFEVMPGEIFGLLGPNGAGKTTTLRCVSTLIKPDSGDVFIGDEKVSVVTEDDRARGYLSFLTSELKLEDHFTPNYLFNFFGRLHGLDEETIERNKERLFSKFGIEEFAEIKVSQLSTGMKQKTSIAVSLVHDPDIIIFDEPTNGLDILTARTVTDYLLELRNEGKTIIVSTHIMTLAAKLCDRIGIIIDGKIRKVGSLKDIIADTNSTDLEDAFFKIYKKAKEEDGGAL
- a CDS encoding ABC transporter permease, which gives rise to MNNIWTIVKKELKRVFTDKRIIFSLFLLPPLSIYLIYGLMGMSAENETKKEEEYTAIVYVVNSPEKIVNEEKEAKAFLEFLNADLPMKSNINPVSSNDLEDLIERLKNQEIDLIIEFPENFVNQVEENTTDTLPKINMYYNINRTYSQSTYLKYTMTLSEYETKIAGTRVDLDLLDVFEAVGAPQGDVEKAKGSILGMILPLLLVIYLMAGAMGIGIESVAGEKERGTIATLLVTPIKRSQLAIGKIISIAIIAVLSSLTSFLGLLAVLPQFAKLNEGSESLETVSYAISDYGMILTIMLATVLFFVALIVIVSTYSKSIKEAGTLVMPLYLVVMGAAFFNMFNQNISKDYTNYLIPIYNVVVALKAAFQFDLTVTNWLITIGSTIGYTVVLIFLIQKMFRNEKIMFNK
- a CDS encoding GatB/YqeY domain-containing protein produces the protein MMLLDKINLDLKEAMKNKNKTKLETIRLIKTTLMNEKIKLMVDKLSEEQEIAVVAREVKQRKDSIIEYEKAERADLVEKEKVQLDILQTYLPKQLEEKEIIDLIEKIVVDSNFTSIKDMGKVMSTLSPLVKGRADMAKVSQLVKNYLNK
- the gap gene encoding type I glyceraldehyde-3-phosphate dehydrogenase, with protein sequence MAVKVAINGFGRIGRLAFRLMFNDPEFEIVAINDLTDASTLAHLLKYDSAQGRFELPVEAKESSIVVDGKEVTIYAERDPKQLPWGELGVDVVIECTGMFTDKAKAEAHIVAGAKHVIISAPAKGDLKTVVYNVNHEILDGSETVISGASCTTNCLAPMAQVLNDKFGIVEGFMTTIHAYTNDQNTLDAPHRKGDLRRARAAAMSIIPNSTGAAKAIGLVIPELNGKLDGAAQRVPVITGSLTELTTVLKKEVTLDEINAAMKEASNESFGYNTDPIVSRDIIGITYGSLFDATQTKVITVDGKQLVKTVAWYDNEMSYTAQLVRTAKHFGDLINK